One window of the Glycocaulis alkaliphilus genome contains the following:
- the rpsD gene encoding 30S ribosomal protein S4 — MSKRHSQKYKIDRRMGENIWGRPKSPVNTRSYGPGQHGQRRKGKMSDFGLQLMAKQKLKGYYGNITEKQFARTYEEAQRRRGNTAENLIGLLESRLDAVVYRSKFVPTVFAARQFVNHGHVTVNGKRVNISSYQVKPGDVVEVRQKSRNMALVLEALDSAERDVPDYIDLDAKAMKATYTRVPEFSDVPYPVKMEPNLVVEFYAS; from the coding sequence ATGTCGAAGCGTCATTCGCAGAAATACAAAATTGACCGCCGTATGGGCGAAAATATCTGGGGCCGTCCGAAGTCTCCGGTGAACACCCGCTCCTACGGCCCCGGCCAGCACGGCCAGCGCCGCAAAGGCAAGATGAGCGATTTCGGCCTGCAGCTCATGGCCAAGCAGAAGCTCAAAGGCTATTACGGCAACATCACCGAGAAGCAGTTTGCGCGCACCTATGAAGAGGCGCAGCGCCGCCGTGGCAACACGGCCGAAAACCTGATCGGCCTGCTGGAAAGCCGTCTGGATGCGGTGGTCTACCGTTCCAAATTCGTGCCGACCGTGTTTGCGGCCCGCCAGTTCGTCAATCACGGCCACGTGACGGTGAACGGCAAGCGCGTCAACATTTCGTCCTACCAGGTTAAGCCGGGCGATGTGGTGGAAGTGCGCCAGAAGTCGCGCAACATGGCCCTCGTCCTCGAAGCGCTGGACAGCGCCGAGCGCGACGTGCCGGACTATATCGATCTCGATGCCAAGGCGATGAAAGCCACCTACACCCGCGTGCCGGAATTCTCCGACGTGCCGTACCCGGTGAAGATGGAACCGAACCTGGTTGTCGAATTCTACGCGTCGTAA